One segment of Arvicanthis niloticus isolate mArvNil1 chromosome 5, mArvNil1.pat.X, whole genome shotgun sequence DNA contains the following:
- the LOC117709312 gene encoding uncharacterized protein LOC117709312 encodes MDVMLENYNNLLFVENHHICGMYEKVLDQDTLYVVHEPVNIQEKSSNCNELSNRIHESTQSTLHKTNHRDASLQFSNLRIPKTGNTEEVCKYKECANGLNVCSIISLNQGIHIRKKEHNRNTEFDEVFHSKRKPLHKKNNSGVNSYRGSEPDQCFTQRHCLQSQQRIYPGKQPHKCSECEKCFKQKFNLSIHQRIHSEKPYKCSECDKCFIEKGKLRIHQRIHTGEKPYRCSECDKCFIEKGRLRVHQRIHTGEKPYRCSECDKCFIEKGRLRIHQRIHTGEKPYRCSECDKCFASQSYLRTHQRMHTGEKPYKCSECDKCFIVKRKLRIHQRIHTGEKPYRCSECDKCFTQKGNLRIHQIIHTGEKPYKCTECDKCFTAQSNLSVHQRIHTGEKPYRCSECDKCFIEKGRLRNHQRIHTGEKPYKCSECDKFFTQISHLNIHQRIHTGAKPYKCSECSKCFTEKRKLRIHQRIHTGEKP; translated from the exons ATGgatgtgatgttggagaattacaacaATCTATTGTTTGTTG AAAATCATCACATATGTGGAATGTATGAGAAGGTCTTGGATCAAGACACATTGTACGTTGTCCATGAGCCTGTGAATATCCAAGAGAAGTCTTCTAACTGCAATGAACTCAGCAATAGGATTCATGAATCTACCCAAAGTACACTTCATAAAACTAACCACAGAGATGCATCTCTTCAATTCTCAAACCTAAGAATACCTAAAACTGGGAACACTGAAGAAGTTTGCAAGTATAAAGAATGTGCAAATGGTTTAAATGTGTGCTCAATCATTAGTCTCAATCAAGGAATccacataagaaagaaagaacacaatagAAATACAGAATTTGATGAGGTTTTTCACTCTAAACGTAAACCATTGCACAAGAAAAACAATAGTGGAGTGAATTCTTACAGAGGTAGTGAACCTGACCAGTGCTTTACCCAGAGACACTGTCTTCAAAGTCAGCAGCGCATTTATCCAGGAAAGCAACCtcacaaatgtagtgaatgtgaaaaatgttttaaacaaaaattcaatCTTAGTATTCATCAGCGAATTCATAGTG agaaaccttacaaatgtagtgaatgtgacaaatgctttattgAAAAAGGCAAACTGAGAATTCATCAacgaattcatacaggagagaaaccttacagatgtagtgaatgtgacaaatgctttattgAAAAAGGCAGACTGAGAGTTCATCAacgaattcatacaggagagaaaccttacagatgtagtgaatgtgacaaatgctttattgAAAAAGGCAGACTgagaattcatcagagaattcatacaggagagaaaccttacagatgtagtgaatgtgacaaatgctttgccAGTCAATCCTATCTTAGAACTCATCAGAGAAtgcatacaggagagaaaccttacaaatgtagtgaatgtgacaaatgctttattgTAAAACGAAAGCTaagaattcatcagagaattcatacaggagagaaaccttacagatgtagtgaatgtgacaaatgctttactcaaAAAGGCAATCTGAGAATTCATCAgataattcatacaggagagaaaccttacaaatgcactgaatgtgacaaatgctttacagCGCAATCAAATCTTAGTGTTCATCagagaatccatacaggagagaaaccttacagatgtagtgaatgtgacaaatgctttattgAAAAAGGCAGACTGAGAAATCATCAacgaattcatacaggagagaaaccttacaaatgtagtgaatgtgacaaattcTTTACTCAAATATCGCATCTTaatattcatcagagaattcatacaggtgcaaaaccttacaaatgtagtgagtgttccaaatgctttactgaaaaaagaaagctaagaattcatcagagaattcatacaggagagaaaccttaa